In Solanum stenotomum isolate F172 chromosome 6, ASM1918654v1, whole genome shotgun sequence, one DNA window encodes the following:
- the LOC125867350 gene encoding uncharacterized protein LOC125867350, producing MGVDYYNLLKVSRNASEEDLKRSYKRLAMKWHPDKNSQNNKEAEAKFKQISEAYDVLSDPQKRQIYDLYGEDALKSGQFASASPTSAGSGTGNGRGFRFNTRDAEDIFAEIFGGSEGFSSGSGAGVGRKAAPVENKLPCSLEELYKGSRRKMKISRILLDDSGKPTTVEEVLAIHIKPGWKKGTKITFPEKGDYEYGAAPGDLIFVIDEKPHALFKRDGNDLVMNQKISLLDALTGKIISLTTLDGRELTIPIKEIVKPGQELIIQNEGMPISKERGKKGNLKIKFDIKFPSRLNADQKSDLRRVLCRSID from the exons ATGGGAGTTGATTACTATAACTTACTGAAAGTATCTAGGAATGCGAGTGAAGAAGATTTAAAGAGATCGTACAAGAGATTAGCGATGAAATGGCATCCGGATAAGAATAGTCAGAACAATAAAGAAGCAGAAGCGAAATTCAAGCAGATTTCTGAGGCGTATGATGTGCTTAGTGATCCTCAGAAGCGTCAGATCTATGATTTGTACGGTGAGGATGCGTTGAAGTCTGGTCAATTTGCTTCGGCGTCGCCGACTAGTGCTGGTAGTGGGACTGGTAATGGTAGAGGGTTTAGATTCAATACGCGTGATGCGGAGGATATTTTTGCTGAGATTTTTGGTGGATCGGAGGGGTTTAGTAGTGGTTCTGGTGCCGGAGTTGGTCGGAAAGCGGCGCCGGTGGAGAATAAACTTCCGTGTAGCTTGGAGGAGCTTTACAAAGGATCTAGAAGGAAAATGAAGATTTCAAGGATTCTTCTTGATGATTCTGG TAAGCCAACAACTGTTGAAGAGGTCTTAGCAATACACATCAAACCAGGTTGGAAGAAAGgcacaaaaataacttttccaGAGAAAGGGGACTATGAATATGGAGCTGCCCCTGGTGATCTCATTTTTGTGATAGATGAAAAGCCACATGCTCTCTTCAAGAGGGATGGAAATGATCTAGTCATGAATCAGAAAATATCTTTACTAGATGCTCTCACTGGAAAAATTATCAGCTTGACTACTTTGGACGGAAGGGAACTCACAATACCAATCAAAGAGATTGTCAAACCAGGACAGGAGCTGATAATCCAAAATGAGGGAATGCCAATATCAAAGGAACGTGGTAAAAAAGGGAATCTGAAGATCAAGTTTGACATTAAATTTCCATCAAGGCTAAATGCAGATCAGAAATCTGATCTCAGAAGGGTGCTATGCAGGAGCATTGACTAG